The DNA window GGAGATCCTGCTTCAGGAAATGATGCCAGACAGCCACTAAATATGATGTTTCCGTCGCACCTTCAAATGAAACAAATTGCTCAATCCAGTTAAATCATGCCATTGATATTATTAACAATTTACCCAAACGGGTTATGTGTCATCATCAGAGGTAGCGTCCCTACGAAGAGGAGATGAGAGCAGGTAGAACTTTTATCCACGGAAAAACTCAGAGGGCGGGAGAGTTACCGTGAAGCTATCGAAAGGGTGGGCTACTTGAGGAACAACTAATACTTAACCGCTCTTAAACAAGTGGCCATCAGTATTAGTCTAACTTTAAACAGATAAAAAAATCCCCGGGAGTAACTCCCGGGGATTAGTGCAGAATAAGCAGAAACAATGGCTATTTATAGGCGTACTCGCTACGCGTAGTACGTTTCAACTGCATCAATAAACGCAGTTACATCATCTCTACTCAATGCGTTAACCCCCGCAGCGGCTTCACGACCACCACCGGTCGGGAACTGCCCGCAGACCGCAACTGCCCCCTGCTTGTTATTCAATGGAGCACGCAGTGAAACCGTATAAGTGCCGTCGGCATTTTCGGTTAACACCGCATGCGCAGAATCCGGGTTCTGGTTTGCAAGCCAGTTACCATAAACCCCGCTGATACGACGGGATGCTGCGTTATCCGGTAGCTCAAACAGTTTTAGCTTTTCACTTGCATGTCTCGCTGGCACTGCCTGAGCTGCATCCATATCTTGTTGGTAAGCAGACTGCAGCTGGTAGTAAGGTGAGGTTTTATCTTCAATTACATCGAAAGGAGAGGTGTACTGAAGCAGCGAACGGTACAGTTCCGCTGGATGAAAGTGTAAATCATCTACTTTTGAGCCGTAGCCGTTATAGTTGATTAGCGTGCCTAACTCTTTGAGTTGTGCTTTCTGCTCCGCAGAGAAGCCAGCAATATCAGCCAGTTCATCAGCTTTAGCAATAAGGTTGTCACCGTAAGCAGCCGTAATTGCCCAGGCATGGAAACGCCCCTGCAAAAGTTTATCGACAATCAAAGCGGTGCACATGTTGGCATCTAAATCGATGTACGCATCCAGGTTACCGTGCTGAGGGATATCTCCGGCTTTATGATGATCCGCATAAAAGACATGAGCACCCTGAGCCAGCACCCGCTCCAGACCTGCCATATTCTTTTCCATAGAAATGTCTAGCACCGTGAGCTCATCACCCGCTTGTGCATCCACAGTATCTACCAGCTTAATATCGCGCTTTACGCCGGTTACTAGCTTGGTATCAATAGGGTCTGCCAGACGAAGTTGCAGCAGAGCGATGATACCGTCAGCATCACCATTAAAAATATCGTAGTTCATAAAATGATAGTTCCTTTATCGAGAGCGGTATCCAGCAGTCATTTAGCATAAAAACTCTATTGTGCGCGGTAAGTGCCGCAAGTCAACTCACGTTTCGACTCGAAAATGAGAGTACTATTCGAAATTTTTAATGATAGTAAAATCTAGCCCTGTTGTGCGCTAAAACCGTCTTCCAGTAACAACAGCTGCTCCAGCCCCTGCTCGGTGGCAACGGGTTTAACAACATTGATCATCTGCAGCATGCCTTGTCGCACCATTTGCTCTGTAATCTGCGTTTTCGATAACATGGCAAACTGATAGGAAAGCCAGCTACAGGCAATTAAATGCAGCGTACAGACCAGTGATTTCAACTGCTGCTGATCCATGTCCAGCAGCTTGAGTGCAACAAACTCCTGCATGATCTCAATTAAGTTTCCTCGCAGGCTATCTTGCACAGTAATATACTGTTCGTGGAGCAGTTCATCCCGCGATAAAATCTCAGGCAGATTTGCGT is part of the Vibrio sp. B1FLJ16 genome and encodes:
- a CDS encoding DHH family phosphoesterase codes for the protein MNYDIFNGDADGIIALLQLRLADPIDTKLVTGVKRDIKLVDTVDAQAGDELTVLDISMEKNMAGLERVLAQGAHVFYADHHKAGDIPQHGNLDAYIDLDANMCTALIVDKLLQGRFHAWAITAAYGDNLIAKADELADIAGFSAEQKAQLKELGTLINYNGYGSKVDDLHFHPAELYRSLLQYTSPFDVIEDKTSPYYQLQSAYQQDMDAAQAVPARHASEKLKLFELPDNAASRRISGVYGNWLANQNPDSAHAVLTENADGTYTVSLRAPLNNKQGAVAVCGQFPTGGGREAAAGVNALSRDDVTAFIDAVETYYA
- a CDS encoding TetR/AcrR family transcriptional regulator; the protein is MKTRDKIVHAALELFNQHGERNITTNHIADHIEISPGNLYYHFRNKQEIVREIFALYSAELLERFTPLKGSKESLTMLKSYLDSTFTLMWKYRFFYANLPEILSRDELLHEQYITVQDSLRGNLIEIMQEFVALKLLDMDQQQLKSLVCTLHLIACSWLSYQFAMLSKTQITEQMVRQGMLQMINVVKPVATEQGLEQLLLLEDGFSAQQG